TTCGAAACGTCGAATATTGTGAGCAAGACAGGTACCCCATCAGAACGACGAAGAACTGTGCAATCATGCCTTTCGGAATGCGCTCTTTCCAACGGCTCACAGGCAACGCAGCCGAGGAGTCATCGGCAATCCTCGTTTCGGTAAATCCTGTGTGCATGCGCTGCAGCGCAAAGGTCGCAACCGAACATATGATTGCCCCAACGAATCCCCCAGAGATGGAAATCGAGCCGATCAGACTGAGTTGTGTAAACGATACGGATGCGAAACCGATCAGCAGGCCATATGCCCAGGCTTGAGTGAAAGCCCCCATCAGCCTTATGACTCGTACCGTCACGAAGGCCAACAACCACCAGACCACAACAACGACCATCAAGACAAACTCGCCAGAGACTACCACTAGTGCGGCTACTGCGATGCATGAGAGAACGACGCAGAAAGTGTTGACCTTATCGACATAAGCGAACCGGCCGTCATGCTCCTTGGCAGAATTCCCAATCTGATTCAACCGTCGCAAGCTTTCAGCCGTATGCGTGAATGCGATGGCGATCAGAACCACACAGCATATGCAGGCCACGCTCACCGCAAGAAACCATGACGGTGCTGTGACACAGAGACCGTTCTCCCCTGTTTGCAAAGGTCGACTCCCAATCGCAGGACAATTCGGGTGCAGCATCTGCCCGCCCCAAATGGAAACATATAACGGAGAAAACGATGTTCCTGCCCCGACCAATGCCGAAATGACGGCCATCGCAACCATGGAAAACAGTAAACCAGATGGTCGGACTCCTCTTGCTTCTGAATTCATTCTGATGTCTGATACCTTGTTTGTTGGAGCAACTTCTCTAGGCGTTGTCTTTCCCCTTCTCACATGCCGTCAGTGTACGTCTCTTACGATTGCGCACATTTGCGTCTGCTTTCACAATTTCTGCATCACTTAACAGCGTTTTACACCTCAACGCCAAGGATTCTCAATTGCTCGTTGATTTTGGCTTCCAAATCAGCAATTTCGGCATTGTCTTGTTTGAGTTGTCTGTTCACTCCATCGATATCGATGGGTGGCTCTGCTTCAAAGGTATCGACGTAGCGGGGAATGTTGAGATTGAAATCGTTGTCTTCGATTTCTTTGAGCGTGGCAACGTGAGCGTATTTGTCAACGTCAACGCGATTACGATAGGTTTCGATGATTTTGTCGATGTCAGATTGCTCATAATACTGGTATTCAGGCGCAGGACAACAAGACACACCTTTGTTATCAGCGTATGTGTTTGAACTGCTGCCATTCATTTTCTAAGCTTGAACGCACGATGTTATGCAGACGTTCATCCTGAACACTGGTCGGCTGTTGCTATCGAACAATGATCAACGTTGCCGACACCGCTGTAATCAACGCCGCTGTAACGAACACGGGGCCAATGAGACATCTGCACAATGAACATCTGCATGATGGGCACCGAAACAACAATCATTAATGCGCATGATTAATGCACACAGGCATCGGCGCAACAATCACTGATACAGCGGACAGCACTGAAGCAACGGACATCATTGATGCAACGGACAGCACCGGCGCAGACATCGACATATCAAGAGGGGAAAGCAATGACAGGAACGAACACAAACGACAATACTCAGTCGACGAATATGACAGGCGAAGAACTCAGCAAGCAGAGGTTTCCTCAACAGGCACAGAATGCGCCCGGCACGACAGCTGCAATGACACCGGAACCCGATCATGGAGAGTCCAGCTGGAAGGGTTTGAACCGTCTGGAAGGCAAGCGCGCGTTGATTACCGGCGGCGATTCGGGCATTGGCAGGGCGACGGCCGTAGCGTTTGCACGCGAAGGCGCGCATGTCGCGATTTCCTACCTTCCATCAGAAATCGAGGATGCACAGAGAACCCGAGAAATCATCGACATCGGCGGCAAGGGCGAATGCAAGATCTTCGAGACCGACATACGCGACGAAGCCAAGGCCCGCAAGCTTGTGGACGATGCAGCCGAGGCATTGGGCGGCTTGGACATCCTTGTCAACGATGCCGGCACGCAGCAAGGGCGACGACCTCAAGGCTTTGCAGATCTCAAGGGCGAGGAAATGCGAAACATCTTCGCCACCAATCTCCTGGGAACTTTCTATGTGACCCAGCAGGCACTCAACCACCTCAACGCAGGCTCGAGCATCATCAACGTCACTTCGATCCAGGCGTACGATCCTTCCGCAAACCTGGTTGACTATGCTGCAACCAAGGCGGCGCTCACCAACTTTACGGCCAATCTCGCCCAGCAGCTCGGCCCTCGAGGAATCCGCGTGAATGCCGTGGCACCTGGTCCAATCTGGACACCGCTTATCACGTCGACAATGCCTGCGGACAAGGTCGAGGATTTCGGAAAGAATACGCC
This Bifidobacterium sp. WK041_4_12 DNA region includes the following protein-coding sequences:
- a CDS encoding N-6 DNA methylase; amino-acid sequence: MSCCPAPEYQYYEQSDIDKIIETYRNRVDVDKYAHVATLKEIEDNDFNLNIPRYVDTFEAEPPIDIDGVNRQLKQDNAEIADLEAKINEQLRILGVEV
- a CDS encoding SDR family oxidoreductase, with the protein product MTGTNTNDNTQSTNMTGEELSKQRFPQQAQNAPGTTAAMTPEPDHGESSWKGLNRLEGKRALITGGDSGIGRATAVAFAREGAHVAISYLPSEIEDAQRTREIIDIGGKGECKIFETDIRDEAKARKLVDDAAEALGGLDILVNDAGTQQGRRPQGFADLKGEEMRNIFATNLLGTFYVTQQALNHLNAGSSIINVTSIQAYDPSANLVDYAATKAALTNFTANLAQQLGPRGIRVNAVAPGPIWTPLITSTMPADKVEDFGKNTPLGRAGQPSELAGAMVFLANNVEASFVSGTVLAVTGGEPIF